In Pseudoalteromonas xiamenensis, the following are encoded in one genomic region:
- the rsmB gene encoding 16S rRNA (cytosine(967)-C(5))-methyltransferase RsmB, with protein sequence MSNVRAIAAQTLFQVVDKGVSLSTQLPIAAKLVAPKDKALLQNICYGVLRYLPSLEHYCQKLLEQPLKGKNRVFQFLLYVGIYQLQHMRVPSHAAVAETVNALAELRAPGLKGLINAILRNFQRQQAELEASANEIPVCKYNHPSWFIKAVQAGYPESWESLLEANQQQAPMWLRVNKRQNSTEHYADQLSEQAIGFSQDERFVDGLLLNAPCDVDKLPNFSVGACSVQDAAAQLAARLLAPENGERVLDACAAPGGKTCHLLELADCDVVAIDADEIRLQRVEDNLARLSLSAHCLQGDASQPDDWWDGEQFDRILLDVPCSATGVIRRHPDIKWLRRASDIEDLALIQRKILNNIWPLLKAGGTLLYATCSVLPAENRNQVAAFLAEHTDAQLVPLHSEDTETTPGMQLLPGTTDGFYYAKLFKKN encoded by the coding sequence ATGAGTAATGTAAGAGCCATCGCCGCACAAACGCTATTTCAAGTAGTAGATAAAGGGGTGTCTTTATCTACTCAATTGCCTATTGCTGCAAAACTTGTTGCACCGAAGGACAAGGCATTGCTGCAAAACATTTGCTATGGCGTATTGCGTTATTTGCCAAGTTTGGAGCATTACTGCCAAAAGCTGCTCGAGCAACCGCTAAAAGGAAAAAACCGCGTTTTCCAATTTTTGCTGTATGTAGGTATTTACCAACTACAACACATGCGTGTGCCTTCACATGCGGCAGTTGCAGAAACAGTCAACGCGCTAGCAGAACTGCGAGCACCGGGCCTAAAAGGACTGATCAACGCCATTCTTCGCAATTTTCAGCGTCAACAAGCTGAATTGGAAGCCAGCGCCAATGAAATTCCCGTATGCAAATACAATCACCCATCTTGGTTCATTAAAGCTGTTCAAGCTGGCTACCCAGAGTCGTGGGAATCGCTGCTTGAAGCGAACCAACAGCAAGCACCGATGTGGCTGCGTGTAAATAAGCGCCAGAATTCAACGGAGCACTATGCAGACCAACTAAGCGAACAAGCAATTGGCTTTTCTCAGGACGAGCGTTTTGTCGATGGATTGTTGCTGAATGCCCCCTGTGATGTCGACAAACTTCCTAACTTTAGCGTGGGCGCTTGTTCTGTCCAGGATGCCGCAGCTCAACTTGCCGCTAGATTACTTGCGCCTGAAAATGGTGAACGAGTGTTAGACGCGTGCGCCGCACCTGGTGGTAAAACATGCCATTTGCTCGAACTGGCAGACTGCGACGTGGTAGCGATAGATGCTGACGAAATACGATTACAGCGAGTAGAAGATAATTTAGCACGCTTGTCATTATCAGCACACTGTCTTCAAGGCGATGCCAGCCAACCGGATGATTGGTGGGATGGTGAGCAATTTGACCGTATTTTGCTGGATGTTCCATGTTCAGCGACTGGGGTTATCCGCCGTCACCCAGACATAAAATGGCTGCGTCGCGCCTCAGATATCGAAGACTTGGCGCTAATTCAGCGTAAAATCCTGAACAATATCTGGCCATTGTTGAAAGCCGGTGGCACACTGCTTTATGCAACTTGTTCGGTGTTGCCTGCCGAAAACCGCAATCAGGTAGCCGCGTTTTTAGCTGAACACACAGATGCGCAGTTGGTTCCTTTGCATAGCGAAGACACCGAAACAACACCAGGCATGCAGTTGTTACCAGGTACTACCGACGGCTTTTATTACGCTAAATTGTTTAAAAAGAACTAA
- a CDS encoding LysM peptidoglycan-binding domain-containing protein — MRLPLSGLLLATCVAFGVQAEQLQIKPDAPAQYVVKKGDTLWDISNLYLSVPWLWPKLWSWNPQVKNPNLIYPGNVLALVYDANGQPQLQLVKGVVKLSPSVRVIEKNQIAIPTLPLSVIEPYLTHEVALTEADIDMHPIILSSNRNVKINTLDQLLYVKGNVVNNALYGIYRKGDDYKELESQQTLATEMRLVATARGIRSGDIANGTPGTVYVEEVKQEIRAGDRLIPLNTFANYSAQFKMSRPSTAMIGQIIATNNQLREFSSMSVVVLNVGKAQQVQEGFMFDIKRQSPTVIEGHSGPRYVEDANSLEKLIKATSEFFGDDNSEGSTVWTMPKEKVGELMVFRVFDKVSYALVTKTSEPLRIGDFVEALPN, encoded by the coding sequence ATGAGACTCCCTCTTTCTGGCTTGTTATTAGCAACTTGTGTTGCATTTGGCGTGCAAGCAGAACAATTGCAAATTAAACCGGATGCGCCAGCACAGTATGTGGTTAAAAAGGGAGATACGCTTTGGGATATTTCAAATCTTTATCTATCGGTTCCATGGCTTTGGCCAAAACTATGGTCGTGGAACCCGCAAGTTAAAAATCCAAATCTCATCTACCCAGGTAACGTTTTAGCTTTGGTCTATGATGCCAATGGACAACCTCAGCTCCAGTTGGTTAAGGGCGTTGTTAAACTTTCTCCTTCAGTGCGTGTTATCGAAAAGAATCAAATCGCCATACCCACACTGCCGCTGAGTGTGATCGAACCGTATTTGACGCATGAAGTGGCGCTTACCGAGGCGGACATCGACATGCACCCAATCATCTTGAGCTCAAACCGCAATGTTAAAATCAACACACTCGACCAACTTCTTTATGTGAAAGGGAATGTGGTAAATAACGCGCTTTATGGTATTTACCGTAAAGGCGATGATTACAAGGAATTGGAAAGTCAGCAAACCTTAGCGACAGAGATGCGTTTAGTGGCAACCGCGCGAGGGATCCGAAGTGGTGATATTGCAAATGGCACTCCAGGCACCGTATACGTTGAAGAAGTGAAACAAGAGATTCGCGCAGGGGACAGATTAATTCCCTTAAACACGTTTGCTAATTACAGTGCACAATTCAAAATGAGTCGCCCATCCACGGCGATGATTGGGCAAATCATTGCGACGAACAATCAATTGCGTGAGTTTAGTTCGATGTCTGTTGTCGTGCTCAACGTAGGCAAAGCGCAGCAAGTGCAAGAAGGGTTCATGTTTGACATTAAGCGTCAGTCGCCAACGGTGATAGAAGGTCACAGCGGCCCTCGCTACGTTGAAGATGCCAACAGCCTCGAGAAGCTGATTAAGGCAACCTCCGAGTTTTTTGGTGATGACAATAGCGAAGGCAGTACCGTTTGGACGATGCCGAAAGAAAAAGTGGGTGAACTCATGGTCTTTCGCGTGTTTGATAAGGTCAGTTATGCGCTAGTGACAAAAACATCTGAGCCACTTCGAATTGGCGATTTTGTTGAGGCTTTGCCAAACTAG
- a CDS encoding flagellar brake domain-containing protein: protein MLKTEVAGSKAHLNKIVAGSLIDVEILMPATSKRVKTEFVGLLEGQFIVLNHPNPKRLGAALDYIKEGAQVIVRALLEQSGGQIIAFKAHIKSVTVHPARLIFIHFPESVQLIKLRNHTRIPTLIPATFCIPNYNTLGVIKDISLKGLQLHVQEPHVPEDLKETLCSIKLTGKDEEHITLQGQVCSIKQESVTTHLGIKLLCEQSKIENVLKDYLIDLSVIELTEVV, encoded by the coding sequence ATGTTGAAAACCGAAGTTGCAGGAAGCAAAGCGCATTTAAACAAAATTGTCGCTGGCAGTTTAATCGATGTAGAAATCTTAATGCCAGCCACCAGCAAGCGGGTGAAAACCGAGTTCGTCGGACTGCTTGAAGGACAGTTTATCGTTTTAAATCATCCCAACCCTAAGCGATTAGGCGCGGCGTTGGACTACATAAAAGAAGGTGCGCAAGTGATTGTGCGAGCGTTGCTTGAACAAAGTGGCGGGCAAATCATTGCATTTAAAGCACACATAAAGTCGGTGACAGTCCATCCCGCGCGGCTTATTTTTATTCATTTCCCAGAGAGCGTGCAGTTGATCAAGCTGCGCAACCATACCCGGATCCCGACACTCATTCCCGCCACCTTTTGTATTCCAAATTACAATACTTTGGGTGTGATTAAAGACATCAGTTTGAAAGGACTACAACTGCACGTACAAGAGCCTCATGTACCAGAAGATTTAAAGGAAACGCTGTGTAGTATTAAACTCACTGGAAAGGATGAAGAGCACATTACGTTGCAAGGGCAAGTGTGTAGTATCAAGCAGGAAAGCGTGACGACTCATCTAGGCATCAAGTTATTGTGCGAACAGAGCAAGATAGAAAACGTACTCAAAGATTATCTAATAGATTTATCGGTGATTGAGCTGACCGAAGTGGTGTAG
- the fmt gene encoding methionyl-tRNA formyltransferase produces MTTPLRIVFAGTPDFAARHLAALIDSHHDVIAVYSQPDRPAGRGKKLKASEVKELALEHNIPVYQPENFKSDEAKAELAALNADVMVVVAYGLLLPKAVLDMPKFGCLNVHGSILPRWRGAAPIQRSIWAGDAETGVTIMQMDVGLDTGDMLHIVTCPIESTDTSASLYEKLAQTGPSALLETLEQVASGTTHPVKQDDTQANYAKKLSKEEAQIDWTMSAEQIERNIRAFNPWPVAFTHMQNHAVKIWQAEVVARSGEAGKVLSADKSGVVIATGDKALRITLLQPEGKKPMSAQDFLNGRADWVAVGSSVGHA; encoded by the coding sequence GTGACCACTCCTCTACGCATTGTATTCGCGGGGACGCCGGATTTTGCCGCGCGTCACCTCGCCGCTTTGATCGACTCTCACCATGATGTTATTGCTGTATACAGCCAGCCGGATAGACCTGCAGGTCGAGGCAAGAAATTAAAAGCGAGTGAAGTTAAAGAACTCGCACTTGAACATAACATCCCTGTTTATCAGCCTGAAAACTTTAAGTCTGACGAAGCCAAAGCTGAATTAGCGGCGTTGAATGCCGATGTCATGGTCGTGGTCGCTTATGGTCTCTTGCTACCAAAAGCCGTGTTAGATATGCCTAAGTTTGGTTGCTTGAACGTGCATGGTTCAATTTTACCGCGCTGGCGCGGTGCGGCACCTATCCAACGTTCAATTTGGGCTGGCGACGCAGAAACCGGTGTGACTATCATGCAAATGGATGTAGGTCTCGACACAGGCGATATGCTTCATATCGTGACCTGTCCAATTGAATCTACAGACACTTCAGCCTCGTTGTACGAAAAGTTGGCTCAAACGGGTCCATCGGCCCTACTTGAAACGCTCGAACAAGTGGCTTCAGGAACAACTCACCCCGTAAAACAAGATGATACACAGGCAAACTACGCCAAAAAGCTGTCCAAAGAAGAAGCTCAAATTGATTGGACCATGAGTGCAGAACAAATCGAACGTAATATTCGCGCCTTTAATCCATGGCCAGTGGCATTCACACATATGCAAAACCATGCGGTTAAGATTTGGCAAGCCGAAGTAGTCGCTCGTTCGGGAGAAGCTGGCAAAGTGCTTAGTGCAGACAAGTCAGGAGTCGTCATTGCCACTGGCGACAAAGCCCTGCGTATTACGCTACTTCAGCCAGAAGGCAAAAAGCCGATGTCTGCACAAGATTTTCTAAATGGACGAGCGGATTGGGTTGCTGTCGGTTCTTCGGTAGGTCATGCATGA
- the dprA gene encoding DNA-processing protein DprA has product MKFKTLSKWLAAHVHAIESRHDLDYTLLNESHQAYFAAPPHALINRYMVEIDAKQIQWVGLFDEAYPTRLKEISLPPLILFYFGDVSLLQAPQLAIVGTRNPTVSGKETAYEFAFRCAEAGLTITSGLALGVDTSAHQGALAAKCKTVAVLGTGVDVIYPKRNQSLYRDIIGAGLVVSEFLPGTVPKPEHFPRRNRIVSGLSLGTLVVEAEIKSGSLITARYALEQNREVFAVPGSIRNSMAQGCHYLIKQGAKLCENAEDILSEFALFYENRLYINVEPTNKMVEACPVLNCLGYEATSIDALQLRTQWPIEELTARLLDLELEDKVAKVAEGYMKVARG; this is encoded by the coding sequence TTGAAATTCAAAACGCTGTCAAAGTGGCTTGCCGCCCACGTTCATGCTATCGAATCACGACACGATCTTGATTACACGTTACTCAATGAGTCTCACCAAGCTTATTTTGCGGCGCCTCCCCATGCACTTATTAATCGTTACATGGTTGAGATCGACGCTAAGCAAATACAGTGGGTAGGTCTTTTTGATGAAGCGTATCCTACCCGATTAAAAGAAATCAGTCTGCCGCCATTAATCTTGTTTTACTTTGGTGATGTCTCATTGTTGCAGGCACCACAACTGGCTATCGTCGGAACTCGTAACCCTACGGTTAGTGGTAAAGAGACCGCTTATGAGTTTGCGTTTCGCTGTGCTGAGGCCGGACTGACGATCACGTCTGGTTTGGCTTTGGGTGTCGATACTTCCGCGCATCAGGGAGCATTAGCTGCAAAGTGCAAAACTGTGGCAGTGCTTGGGACTGGCGTGGATGTTATCTACCCAAAGCGAAATCAATCACTTTACCGTGACATCATCGGTGCTGGGCTGGTGGTCAGCGAGTTTTTACCAGGAACTGTGCCTAAACCTGAACATTTTCCGCGTCGAAATCGTATTGTTTCAGGCTTGTCACTTGGAACTTTAGTCGTGGAGGCTGAAATTAAAAGTGGTTCGCTCATTACGGCGCGTTATGCACTAGAACAAAACCGAGAAGTCTTTGCTGTGCCCGGATCGATACGAAACAGTATGGCCCAAGGTTGTCACTATTTGATAAAGCAAGGCGCGAAATTGTGTGAAAATGCTGAGGATATTCTTTCAGAATTCGCCCTTTTTTATGAAAACAGGCTATATATTAATGTAGAGCCGACTAACAAAATGGTGGAGGCGTGCCCCGTATTAAACTGTCTTGGTTATGAAGCAACATCCATTGATGCTTTACAGCTAAGAACCCAATGGCCAATTGAAGAGCTAACCGCTCGATTATTGGACTTAGAACTTGAAGATAAAGTAGCTAAGGTTGCCGAAGGCTATATGAAAGTCGCTAGGGGGTAG
- the def gene encoding peptide deformylase → MARLEVLRFPDERLRTVAAPVAEVNDEIRQIVKDMLETMYDENGVGLAATQVNIHQRIVVIDVSEERDEPLVLINPEIVEKAGCTISEEGCLSVPSSYAKVDRAETVTVNALNEHGEAYSFEADGLLAVCVQHELDHLIGKLFIDYLSPLKRQRIRKKLEKDAKLAAKA, encoded by the coding sequence ATGGCAAGGTTAGAAGTACTGAGGTTTCCCGATGAGCGCTTACGCACAGTGGCAGCACCTGTAGCGGAAGTAAACGATGAAATCCGCCAAATCGTCAAAGACATGCTCGAAACGATGTACGATGAAAATGGTGTCGGCTTGGCCGCGACGCAAGTCAATATTCATCAGCGTATCGTGGTTATTGATGTATCGGAAGAACGTGATGAACCTCTTGTACTAATCAATCCTGAAATTGTTGAAAAAGCAGGCTGCACTATTAGCGAAGAAGGTTGTTTGTCCGTTCCATCGTCTTATGCAAAAGTAGACCGTGCAGAAACGGTTACTGTGAATGCATTAAATGAACACGGTGAAGCCTATTCATTTGAAGCCGATGGTTTGTTAGCGGTGTGTGTTCAGCACGAATTAGACCACCTAATTGGTAAACTCTTTATCGATTACCTGTCGCCTCTTAAGCGCCAGCGTATTCGTAAAAAGCTAGAAAAAGACGCCAAGTTGGCTGCTAAAGCTTAA
- a CDS encoding TrkH family potassium uptake protein — protein MQFRTIVKILGQLVVLFSLTMVPPALVSLIYKDGGGVPFVLAFIFSVIIGLLAYYPNRHQHGDLKAREGFLIVVLFWLVLGSFASLPLIFLQEPNLSLADAVFEAFSGLTTTGATVLTGIEYLPKSILFYRQQLQWFGGMGIIVLAVAVLPMLGVGGMQLYRAETPGPVKDSKMTPRIADTAKHLWYIYVTLTATCTIAYWLAGMGWFDAICHAFATIAIGGFSTYDASMGHFDSPLINFICVVFLLIAAINFSLHYAAVASRSVKAYLRDPEFKVFLFIQAVLVVICFAVLSSNHVYADGDETLDQALFQAVSISTTAGFATDNFSAWPLFLPILLIFSSFIGGCAGSTGGGMKVVRVFLLYLQGIRELNRLVHPRAIYSIKLGRKALPDKVVEAVWGFFSAYALVFVIIMLGLLATGLDNISAFSATAACLNNLGPGLGQVASHYGDITDSAKWLLTLAMVFGRLEIFTLLVLFTPTFWRG, from the coding sequence ATGCAGTTTCGTACTATAGTTAAAATTCTTGGCCAACTTGTCGTGTTATTTAGTCTCACGATGGTTCCGCCAGCATTAGTGTCGTTAATTTACAAAGACGGTGGTGGTGTACCATTCGTTCTCGCCTTTATATTCAGCGTTATTATCGGATTGCTCGCTTATTACCCTAACCGCCATCAACATGGTGATTTAAAAGCGCGAGAGGGCTTTTTAATCGTTGTATTATTTTGGTTGGTTCTGGGATCGTTCGCTTCTTTGCCGCTCATTTTCTTGCAAGAACCAAATTTATCATTGGCTGATGCCGTGTTTGAAGCATTCTCAGGACTGACTACAACAGGGGCGACAGTACTGACAGGTATTGAATATTTACCGAAATCAATCCTCTTCTATCGCCAACAATTGCAATGGTTTGGCGGTATGGGGATCATCGTACTCGCCGTAGCCGTATTGCCAATGCTTGGCGTTGGTGGTATGCAGTTGTATCGAGCGGAAACGCCTGGACCGGTAAAAGATTCAAAGATGACCCCTCGTATCGCCGATACCGCGAAGCACTTGTGGTACATCTACGTAACGTTGACAGCTACGTGCACCATTGCCTATTGGCTTGCCGGTATGGGTTGGTTTGACGCAATTTGCCATGCGTTTGCGACCATCGCGATTGGCGGTTTCTCGACCTACGATGCTTCCATGGGGCATTTCGATAGCCCACTTATCAACTTTATTTGTGTGGTGTTTTTGCTCATTGCAGCTATCAACTTCTCACTACACTATGCGGCCGTTGCGAGTCGAAGTGTAAAAGCGTACCTACGTGATCCGGAGTTTAAGGTCTTCTTGTTCATTCAAGCCGTGTTGGTGGTGATTTGCTTTGCAGTGCTTTCATCTAACCATGTTTACGCGGATGGTGATGAAACATTAGATCAGGCATTGTTTCAAGCCGTTTCGATCAGTACGACCGCAGGATTTGCGACAGATAACTTCTCGGCATGGCCGCTTTTTTTACCTATCTTACTGATCTTTTCTAGCTTTATCGGCGGATGTGCTGGCTCAACGGGCGGTGGTATGAAGGTCGTGCGGGTGTTCTTACTATATTTACAAGGGATACGAGAGTTAAACCGCCTTGTCCATCCTCGCGCGATTTACTCGATAAAATTAGGGCGCAAAGCGCTACCCGACAAAGTAGTTGAAGCGGTTTGGGGGTTTTTCTCTGCGTATGCACTGGTCTTTGTGATCATCATGTTGGGTTTACTTGCTACGGGCTTAGATAACATTTCTGCGTTTTCTGCGACAGCTGCATGTTTAAATAATTTAGGTCCAGGCCTCGGTCAGGTTGCATCGCACTATGGCGATATTACGGATTCAGCAAAATGGTTACTAACGCTCGCCATGGTATTTGGTCGCTTAGAAATCTTTACTTTGCTTGTCCTTTTTACCCCCACATTTTGGAGAGGGTGA
- the trkA gene encoding Trk system potassium transporter TrkA, whose translation MKIIILGAGQVGGTLAENLVGEQNEITVIDIDGDRLRELQDKYDLQVVHGHSAHPDVLRQAGADDADMIIAVTSSDEVNMVACQVAYSIFNTPTKIARIRSEQYLRHKEKLFHNNDLPVDHYIAPEQLVTNYIRRLIDYPGALQVLQFADGMLSLVAVKAYYGGLLVGYALSALKEHIPNVDTRVAAIYRQGKAIKPLGTTVIEADDEVFFIAATKHIRAVMNELQKLERSYKKIMIAGGGNIGAGLARSLEKNHSVKLIERNPTRAAQLSEMLDNTVVFSGDASDHELLSEEHIEQVDVFIAVTNDDEANIMAAMLAKRMGAAKTMVLIQRSAYVDLVQGGEIDIAISPQQATISALLTHVRRGDIVNVYSLRKGAAEAIEAVAHGDENTSRVVGRAIRDIKLPAGTTIGAIVRDDEVLIAHDDTIIESGDHVIMFLIDKKHIGIVEKLFQVSALFV comes from the coding sequence ATGAAAATCATCATTTTAGGCGCCGGTCAGGTCGGTGGAACGCTCGCTGAGAACCTTGTAGGTGAACAAAACGAGATAACGGTCATCGACATTGATGGTGACCGACTCAGGGAGCTTCAAGACAAATACGACTTACAAGTCGTGCACGGCCATTCAGCTCATCCTGATGTATTACGCCAAGCCGGTGCCGATGATGCTGATATGATTATCGCCGTGACCAGTTCGGACGAAGTAAACATGGTGGCGTGCCAAGTTGCCTACAGTATTTTTAATACGCCAACTAAAATCGCTCGTATCCGCTCGGAACAATACCTTCGTCACAAAGAAAAACTATTCCACAATAACGACCTTCCGGTTGACCACTACATCGCTCCAGAACAGCTAGTAACAAACTACATTCGTCGCTTAATCGACTACCCGGGAGCTTTGCAAGTACTGCAATTTGCCGATGGTATGCTGTCCTTGGTTGCAGTAAAAGCCTACTATGGCGGTCTGTTAGTTGGTTATGCGCTGTCGGCATTGAAAGAGCATATTCCAAACGTGGACACTCGTGTTGCTGCGATTTACCGTCAGGGTAAAGCCATTAAACCGCTTGGTACAACGGTTATTGAAGCGGATGATGAAGTGTTTTTCATTGCTGCAACGAAACATATTCGCGCCGTGATGAATGAGCTACAAAAACTTGAACGCTCTTATAAGAAAATCATGATTGCCGGTGGTGGTAATATCGGTGCAGGCCTTGCTCGTTCTCTTGAAAAAAACCACAGTGTTAAACTCATTGAGCGAAATCCAACTCGCGCTGCTCAGCTATCCGAGATGCTTGATAATACCGTTGTGTTCAGTGGCGACGCGTCTGATCATGAGTTGTTATCCGAAGAGCACATTGAACAAGTGGATGTTTTCATTGCTGTAACCAACGACGATGAAGCCAATATCATGGCCGCCATGCTAGCCAAGCGGATGGGTGCGGCAAAAACGATGGTACTTATCCAACGAAGCGCTTATGTAGATCTGGTTCAAGGTGGTGAAATTGATATTGCGATATCACCGCAACAAGCAACCATTTCAGCCTTGCTGACTCACGTTCGTCGAGGCGATATTGTCAACGTGTATTCATTGCGAAAAGGTGCAGCAGAAGCCATCGAAGCGGTGGCTCACGGCGACGAGAATACGTCTCGAGTGGTTGGCCGTGCAATTCGAGACATCAAGCTACCAGCAGGCACGACCATTGGTGCCATTGTACGTGATGATGAAGTGTTGATTGCGCACGACGATACCATTATTGAATCCGGTGACCACGTGATCATGTTCTTAATTGATAAAAAACACATCGGAATCGTGGAAAAGCTATTCCAAGTCAGTGCGCTGTTCGTCTAA